The genomic segment AAAGGCCCAGCAGAAAGAGAAAACCCATCAGCAATATCTTTTTCCAGCTGGTGACGATGGATCTGTCAAATACCATTATCAGGACTCCGGGCAAATACCATAACAAACTCAGATGATTTCCCAAACCCAGTCCTGATATAAATGAGATCAGGACCAATTTTTTGAAGTCATGGTCCTTCTTGTATTTCAGCGACAACCAGATTAGCATCAGGCCCAGCAGGGATGTCAGACCATATACCTCCATCACAGTAGCCTGATCCCAGATCACCGGCGAGAAGGCCCATAAGAAACTTCCGGCGATGGACAATTCCGGACGGATCTCCAAATCCCGCAGTACCATAAATAAAAGTAAGGCAGAACAGGTGCCGATCAAAGCGGAAAATATGTTCAGCCTGAAGGCCAGATCGCCCCAGAACATAAGAGTGACCCATATCTTTCCCAGCAAAGTGAAAAGCGGATATCCGGTGGGATGGGCTATACCCAAAGTATTTATCGCCAGGGACAGCTCTCCGGAATCAATAGGGCCGATGCTGGGGCCAGCCGTTAGAACGTAAGCTGCCAGGACAACAAAAAAGACGAGCCAGGCCCCGTTTTGCGGGCGGATGCTCGTCATTATGAACCGCGGCATTATTCTGTTCATGCTGGGTGAATTGTCCATTCTACACATGCATTATGGTGCGCCTGACACGACTTGAACGTGTAACCTGCGGCTTCGGAGGCCGACGCTCTATCCAATTGAGCTACAGGCGCACTTATTGATTTTATTGTTTTTGTCCCAAGACTTTTGGGAAACGACCCAAACGCCTACAAATTATAATTATAACTTTACCGGCTGTCCAAAGTCAAGAGATTATTCACGATTAAAACAAAGGGCTCTAAAAGAAGTATCAAAAATTACTGGGTGGAGTCGGTGAAAGTACGGTCACTGCTTATCGACAAAACTGAGAACTACTCGTGACCCCACCCCAAACTTTTGATGATTGTAATCACTAAAATCTACCCATTCTTAGGACCCGAAAGTTTTCTGCAAGTGTTATAATTATTTTGTATAATTTGGATCAGGTTCCACACGTATACGTTTAGTGCCAAAATGAATTATTAAGGAAAAAGAAGCATTTTTACCAAATTCTGTATTCTTCGTATATTCATTCAGATGCCTAACTCCCTCAGCAATCGCAAGGTTTAGCTTTAATGCATCTTCAAATGGTATAGTTATGCAAATTGTGTTTGTATCCTTTTTGAATTCAGTGGGGGAAGATTTTTCGAAACCACAACCCCCGAATCCCTTCCTTTTAACACCTGCCATCAGACACCTCCGTAACTTAAGTTAAAATGATGTTGTATGATTTTATAAAATTGGCTGCTTTATGCTTCCAAATATTTCGATTAGTTTACATGTTCCAAACGTAATTCCAAAGATCATAGCTAATATAAAAATAATCATTATCAAAGAAGTAACAATAGTAAACAGTTTTCCTATATATTTTGGCATATCGCTAAAATAATTTAAAATATTAGTTGTGGGTTTAGAGAACATTCCACTACCTATAATACGAAAGACAATAACACCTGCAATAGCAAAAATGAGTAGGACTACCCAGTTATTTTTAACAATGAAAGGCGTCCCTTCCTTCAATATATTATTGCCACGAAGATGTCCCGTTAATTTCAGATTGGATTCACTATTGCCCGAATAAATTAATTTTACTTTTAAACCAGACCCTGATACCAAATGCTTCCAATGTATAATAACTGATTTTACCGTATCATTATCATCCGGGCGTAGTTCATATTTAGCAATATCGGAATCCGTTGATTTAATAATGCTATAGTCGAATATCTTCTTGCAGTTTGTTACGGTAACTTTAACCGGTTGATAGATATCTTGTGAATCTATATCCGTATTATTTGAATTCCATAAAACAAAGGTTGTAAGATAAACATCATCATTTATTACTTGTGAATCACAATCAATGACCTTAATTTTCGATGATTTATTTTGACTGTCAAATATCCTATTTTTTTCTCCAATAATATAAGATATTTCTCTTCTATTGACAGTAGCTTTAATTCCCCAAAATGTGCCTAAAAATGTTATTGAAGTTGTAACTAATATTGTCACTATATTTTCTTTCAAGTATTTAAGCATAGATGACAAAGCCTCCGTAAATTATTTGTAGTTTCTATCAAGCTTGTCTAAATTAACTTTTTTTTTGCGAGGTGCTTTATTTACAATTCCATTACCTGCCCGGCCACCGGCACTTCCACTTTGTAATTTAAGTCCTTTAATCCTTGGGCAAAGACCAGGGACTGTTTTTCCTCGCCGTGTACCAAAATGAGCTGTTTGAAGCCGTTCTTGGCTTGCCGGACGAAGCCCAGCAGTTCATCCCTGTCGGCGTGGGCCGAGAACCCGTTCAGCACCTCCACCTGGGCTTTCACCTGATGCTCCTCGCCGAAGATCCGGACCGACGGCCATTTGTCCACCAGCTTCTTGCCCAGGGTCCCCTCGGCCTGAAAACCCACGATCAGCACTGCGTTCCTGGGATCTCCCACCGAGTTGCGCAGATGGTGCAATATCCGCCCGGCTTCGCACATTCCCGAGGCCGAGATGATGATGGCCGGCTCCTTCAAGAAATTCAGTTTCTTGGAATCCTCGGCATTGGTGACGTAGCTCAGCCGCCCGAAGCCGAAGGGATCATCGTGATTGGTAATCATGGCCCGGGTCTCGGTGTCAAAGCACTCGGGGTGCAGTTTGAAGATGCCGGTAACGTTGGTTGAAAGCGGGCTGTCCACATAGATCGGCACCCGGGGCAGGATATTGGCCTCGAACATCTTGTGCAGTTCGTAAACCACCTCCTGGGTCCTTCCCACCGAAAAGGCCGGGATGATGACCTTGCCCCGGCGCTGGCAGACCTGGCGCACCAGGTCCTGGAGTTTCTGGACGCTTTGTTCTATCGGATTGTGCAGGCGGTCGCCGTAGGTGCTTTCCATCATCAGGTAATCGGCCCCTTCCGGCTGATAGGGATCGCGGATGATGGGCAGGCCCTTCCGCCCCAGGTCACCGGTGAAGAAGAATCTTTTGGTCTTTCCGTTCTCGGTCAACTCCAGGTCCACCATGGCCGAACCCAGGATGTGCCCGGCGTCGTGAAACACCGCCTTGACCCCTGGCATGGGGCTGAAGGTTCTTTCGTAGGAATAGCTGACGAAGGAATCCAGCGCTTTTTCGGCGTCGGACATGGTATACAGGGGTTCTTTGGGAGGAAGACCGTCCCGTTTTCTCCTTTTATTTACAAAGACCGTATCCGCTTCCTGGATATGGGCCGAGTCCCTCAGCATCAAGCCCAAAAGATCACGGGTGGCCGAGGTC from the candidate division TA06 bacterium genome contains:
- a CDS encoding MBL fold metallo-hydrolase, with translation MKITFYGAARTVTGSMYVIEVGGKKLLLECGIHQGRREESEQRNQKLPFDPAKIDAMILSHAHLDHSGNIPTLVKQGFAGDISMTSATRDLLGLMLRDSAHIQEADTVFVNKRRKRDGLPPKEPLYTMSDAEKALDSFVSYSYERTFSPMPGVKAVFHDAGHILGSAMVDLELTENGKTKRFFFTGDLGRKGLPIIRDPYQPEGADYLMMESTYGDRLHNPIEQSVQKLQDLVRQVCQRRGKVIIPAFSVGRTQEVVYELHKMFEANILPRVPIYVDSPLSTNVTGIFKLHPECFDTETRAMITNHDDPFGFGRLSYVTNAEDSKKLNFLKEPAIIISASGMCEAGRILHHLRNSVGDPRNAVLIVGFQAEGTLGKKLVDKWPSVRIFGEEHQVKAQVEVLNGFSAHADRDELLGFVRQAKNGFKQLILVHGEEKQSLVFAQGLKDLNYKVEVPVAGQVMEL